The nucleotide window ttttgttATAGAAGTTACATGATTTCTAGACTTTTTGTgtagaaatttaaattattgtgtaaagtttattaaaattgttttgCATTCCTTCTcctttgtttttacatgcacaaacacaaataaaacagtACAGCACGCTTTCTGttcataaaaattttatttttaattattgttttagaCAATAAAAAAGCATGCATGCAGTAGGGATAAATCAGTCCACATTCTCAAGGATTAAAAGAGAAAGGATtaacaaaaaattaagaaatttcAGTTAAAGTAGACAATGTGATCCAGGAAGAAAGTGATgctgatgaagaaagaaaagcatCGTGATAAAGCTCTGATACAAACTGACACCGTGTGGCAAACCTTCAGTCCGTACAGTACGTTTTAAACTCATGTGAAACACTAATCGTACTAAgcgtcattttaaaaaaattaaaaaaactctgTCACTGAgcaaaaagctaaaaataagccgATGTTCTGTTGAGCGTTCCCTCGCCCTTACAGACGTTGCGTAACTGCTCCATTTCTGAGTTATTACTGCACCTAGTGGCGGTGTAGACTGTCTGATCTAAAGCAAACACCACTCTAATCTCTCTGAACAGCAGAGACGGGGCGTTTCACTCAGCTTGGTTTAAGGATGACTCGGTGCGATCAGCCACGACGATATGATCAGAGCCAGGGCCGGGTTTCTGACTCCGGAGTTCCAGCTAGCAGAGCGTTTTCTTTGGTCTTTTCTAGTGAGATTTAAACAATACATGATGAGAACTTCTATCAGAGACACGATTTTGCAAACCGAACACTAACGCCTCAGGAACTCACTTAGGACGGAGACCATGAGGATTTTTGGTTTTTTAGCTTGACTTGCTTTcttgataaaaacaaaaaccatttGGTTCAGCTATGAATAACTTTCTCATAGCGATAGTGATAATTTTCTTTACGCGGCTTTATTCCACAAACAACTCGGATTAGTAGCGGTATagatgaacacacacatactgtgtaTAATAAGAACAACAAATCTATAAATACTGAACTCGGCATGTGCTactaatcttaaaaaaaaaaaaaaaaagattagattagaatttagatttaaaatgatggaaactttaaTTTCTGGCCTGTTCAGCAGGAAGGCGTCGTGAGGACACGGAGAGCCGCGATAAGTCCAGAACTAACTTACTGAAACACAGCAGACAGAGCCGTGCCCCCCTCTCCCCCACCCTTATATAATCTAGGCCAAGTGTATATAATATTCCtaggaaatattttaaatgatatgcattttatttatttatcgtattatatttataaaaaaaagaacactttaaagatttataaaaaataatccgcGCTGATTAAAGGCTCACACGCCCAGGCTAAGGCACCAATACTGATAATAtgataataacataataataaaataaagtaataacacTATGACATACATTgaatatttatgatttaaatgattttttttaaagtaaatttgaCATGAACTGAAATAAACTGTCTGTTGTGATGTAAAATTGAGGtagattataattataaatcaaTCACACACCTCTTACAGATAAACAAAGTGATTCATCGTCACGTGTGTGACGCAATAAGGCACGGGTGAGAGATCTGTGCAGGTGAGATACATCACTTTACTGGTGATGACAAGTGTTTTAAACAAAGTGGTTAACCAGtcgggttgtgtgtgtgtgtgctaatttTCCAGCAGATTTTTAGCGTCAACACTTAATTGCGTCCCTGAATTTTATCAGCAGCACTTTGCATAACAAAATAATATCTGGAGCCGCATTGCATagaaatttataaaatcatgtaaGTAAACAATTGTTTTCAGACTTCAAGCAACATAAAGCTAAGTTACGACTAATCCGCCGAAATTCACGCCTCTTCGCTGCCTTTAATCAGAGTAATGTGAAGTCACTCtagtttttaacattttctttggttccaatattttaaataacttacaTAAATATTCGACATAATTCATTATAAGACGTATAAGGTTCTGAGTATAACTTTtgcataaaggtaaaaaaaaggaaatagatttattttattcgGTCTAAGAAATCTATAAAACCTACTTCTTTAATAATGCGCTAAAAGCGTTCATGTTtagttaataattatattattatataatgaatTGTAtagagttttatatatatagttataatatttatatttgtaatatagaTGTATGTATATAGTTTATAGCAAaggttccactttttttttttcaaattacttTCTGTTTCCCGTAtagacagaacacacacacacacacacacacacaagcaggatTGTCAGGACCAGTCACGTGAGGACCTTCTAATCGTCTAATAATTACTGTAACGCCTAATcctcaaaagcaaaaaaacttttcaataatttttttcgaTAAAAGCTTcagtcacacacagacaggttAAACACTCAGACATTCCTATACAAGTGGGGACCTGTGGTTCTCTCGAAGATACACAATAGTGTACTTCACGACCATTTGtgcctgaatgtgtgtgtgtgtgtgtacgcgtgtgACTCAGATGACAGACTCGGTCTTGTCGTTCCTCTccgtgtccatgtgtgtgtcctCCGTGCGTGTCctctccttcctcctcctcctctgttcCACCCAGGGGATCAGACACAGCACGGCTCCACCGATCAGAGGAGGGATCCCCGCCAGGTAGAACGCCACGTTATAATCGCCCAGGCTGTCACGGAGgaaacctgacacacacacacaatgtaaaaaataaagcattaatGAACACACATGTGCTGCTCAATCATTATAGCTGTACATCATACTAGAGTTTTATTTCACACAAATAGacgttaatattttatttcacgGATTgacagtaatttatttttttcgttGAACTCGACTAACCCGCTcgctatgtatatatatatatagcatgatATAATTTATGACTTAACTCAGACGCTCACTCTCCGAGCACGCCCACGTCATTCTCTTCCCCTTAACTCTACACTCGAGTGGTGAAGCCTTTCTGCGTGTATTCActatatatgttattttattctttcacgCCTGTGTGAAGTGCAGGGTGAATAGCATTCCGTACATATTTCGAAACAGGAAGGCCTGTAAGACAGGGGACGAGTGCCAACTCTCACCCTCTCTTTGTTTTAAACATGGGGTAAGGCCTCAGCCGTGTGTTGTTTATAAGATATACAGACCTGGGTGGTATATTTTTAGACTTATCTGCCCAGGACAGCAGTGTCTTTTGCTTTATCCAGTACACACTGTGCGTCGCTACGCTttagagagacaaacagaaagtagtgttgttgtttatttaacacgattaaataaacaaataaacctgccaTAATGGTGTGCTGATCTTCTCTATTGCATGGagagttctctctctctcacacacaacacacacacacaccctgatcTCGGCTGGCCCGGGTAACAGCAGCACTGCGGGGCCAAGCATCGAGTCGTCACgtttaacagaaaaataaaccTCACGACGTTTCCTTCCTCAATATCTGCCGCGGTGTTCCTGTACTTTTCCTGTTCTTCGTGGTTGTTATTGACTTGAGCCGCTTTACCTTCACGCTCACGACGCGTCCTGGTTCTCAGACGTAGTTTTTTCTTTAGAGTTTGTTGAATGAGAGATTCCCGCTGCTCTGAACACCAGGGACTTTCTCCATACTGACTTaactgagtgtgtgagtgtgtacctgCGATGGGAGGACCCACGGTCATGGGCACGGACATCATGCCCAGCAGGAAGCCGATGGCCTGAGAGACGTTGTCGGAGCCGACGAGCTCGAAGGCGATGGGAGCCATGATGCAGATGAAGCAGCCGTCAAACAGCCCCATCAGCAGACACACGGCGATCAGACCGCCGAACACGTTACACAGCGGGATCAGCATCGACATAACGCCGATCACCAGGAACGACGCCACCTACAGGAGAACAGGCTCGTGTCAGTCATCGTCACGGTCATTCTGTTACGGTCCATAAGAAAGCACCGTCTCACACCGTCTACattcagtacagtatataatcttAGTATTATAATCTGGACCAGATCCAGGGACTAAAAGGTGTGAAGTGCACAGGAACTGGGGAAGTAAAGCAAGGataaaggaaattaaaaaaaacaacaacctagggacattaaaaataaaacagctaggAAACCAGGGATCACTGCTAACGAGAGGAAGCACATcaggacactgtgtgtgtgtgtgtgtgtgtgtgtgtgtgtgtgtgtgtgtgtgtgtgtgtgtgtgtgtgtgtgtgtgtgtgtgtgtgtgttacctgcagGAAGACTTTGTGCACTCCGGGGACGTAGTCAGCCACGCGGCCAAAGATGAGTCGTCCCACACCGGACGTGATGCCGAGACACATCAGTAACACCTCCTTATTAGCATCAACACCAAAACGCTCTTCTACATGCTTCatcttcagacacacacacacacacacagagggaaaaaaaacagaacaggaAGTGAGTTTCATCTTCAAAGTTTTACATGACTGAAACCCCCGATATACAAgtctgttgctaggcaactatGAAACACAGCCGTCTAACACAAGATATGGAGCTGGGATTAGTCACACTGTGACTAATGTAACATGTAACACACCATGTGACTAATCTGACCTCTATAATCCCTAACACACCATGTGACTAATCTCACCTCTATAATCCCCAACACACCGTGTGACTGATCCCAGCTCTATAATCCCTAACACACCATGTGACCAATCTCACCTCTATAATCCCCAACACACCGTGTGACCAATCTCACCTCTATAATCCCCAACACACCGTGTGACCAATCTCACCTCTATAATCCCTAAAACACTGTGTGACCAATCTCACCTCTATAATCCCCAACACACCGTGACTAATCTCACCTCTATAATCCCCAACACACCGTGTGACCAATCTCACCTCTATAATCCCTAACACACCGTGTGACTAATCTCACCTCTATAATCCCTAACACACCATGTGACCAATCTCACCTCTATAATCCTAACACACCATGTGACCAATCTCACCTCTATAATCCCTAACACACCGTGTGACTGATCCCAGCTCTATAATCCCTAACACACCGTGTGACTGATCCCAGCTCTATAATCCCTAACACACCATGTGACCAATCTCACCTCTATAATCCCTAACACACCGTGTGACTGATCCCAGCTCTATAATCCCTAACACACCATGTGACTGATCCCAGCTCTATAATCCCTAACACACCATGTGACTAATCTCACCTCTATAATCCCTAACACACCGTGTGACTAATCTCACCTCTATAATCCCTAACACACCGTGTGACTGATCCCAGCTCTATAATCCCTAACACACCGTGTGACTGATCCCAGCTCTATAATCCCTAACACACCATGTGACTAATCTCACCTCTATAATCCCTAACACACCGTGTGACTAATCTCATCTCTATAATCCCTAACACACCGTGTGACTAATCTCACCTCTATAATCCCTAACACACCATGTGACTAATCTCATCTCTATAATCCCCAACACACCGTGTGACTAATCTCACCTCTATAATCCCTAAAACACTTTGTGAATGATCCCAGCTCTATAATCCCTAACACACCATGTGACCAATCTCACCTCTATAATCCCTAACACACCGTGTGACTGATCCCAGCTTTATAATCCCTAACACACCATGTGACTAATCTCACCTCTATAATCCACAACACACCATGTGACTAATCTTACCTCTATAATCCCCAACACACCATGTGACCAATCTCACCTCTATAATCCCTAACACACCGTGTGACTGATCCCAGCTTTATAATCCCTAACACACCATGTGACTAATCTCACCTCTATAATCCCTAACACACCATGTGACTAATCTCACCTCTATAATCCCCAACACACCGTGTGACTGATCCCAGCTCTATAATCCTTAACACACCGTGACTAATCTCACCTCTATAATACCTAACACACCGTGTGACTAATCTCACCTCTGTAATCCCTAACACACCATGTGACTAATCTCACCTCTGTAATCCCTAACACACCATGTGACTAATCTCACCTCTATAATCCCTAACACACCGTGTGACTGATCCCAGCTTTATAATCCCTAACACACCATGTGACTAATCTCACCTCTATAATCCACAACACACCATGTGACTAATCTTACCTCTATAATCCCCAACACACCATGTGACCAATCTCACCTCTATAATCCCCAACACACCATGTGACCAATCTCACCTCTATAATCCCTAACACACCGTGTGACTAATCTCACCTCTATAATCCCCAACACACCATGTGACCAATCTCACCTCTATAATCCCTAACACACCGTGTGACTAATCTCACCTCTATAATCCCTAACACACCGTGTGACCGATCCCAGCTCTATAATCCCTAACACACCATGTGACTGATCCCAGCTCTATAATCCCTAACACACCATGTGACCAATCTCACCTCTATAATCCCTAACACACCGTGTGACTAATCTCACCTCTATAATCCCTAACACACCATGTGACCAATCTCATCTCTATAATCCCCAACACACCGTGTGACTAATCTCACCTCTATAACCCCTAAAACACTTTGTGAATGATCCCAGCTCTATAATCCCTAACACACCGTGTGACTAATCTCACCTCTATAATCCCTAAAACACTTTGTGAATGATCCCAGCTCTATAATCCCTAACACACCATGTGACCAATCTCACCTCTATAATCCCTAACACACCGTGTGACTGATCCCAGCTTTATAATCCCTAACACACCATGTGACTAATCTCACCTCTATAATCCACAACACACCATGTGACTAATCTTACCTCTATAATCCCCAACACACCATGTGACCAATCTCACCTCTATAATCCCTAACACACCGTGTGACTGATCCCAGCTTTATAATCCCTAACACACCATGTGACTAATCTCACCTCTATAATCCCTAAAACACCATGTGACCAATCTCATCTCTATAATCCCTAACACACCATGTGACTAATCTTACCTCTATAATCCCCAACACACCATGTGACCAATCTCACCTCTATAATCCTTAACACACCGTGACTAATCTCACCTCTATAATACCTAACACACCGTGTGACTAATCTCACCTCTGTAATCCCTAACACACCATGTGACTAATCTCACCTCTGTAATCCCTAACACACCATGTGACTAATCTCACCTCTATAATCCCCAACACACCGTGTGACTAATCTCACCTCTGTAATCCCTAACACACCATGTGACTAACCTCACCTCTATAATCCCTAACACGCCATGGGTGTACGGGGCTGAATAGCTGCAGAGCGGTCAGCAGGCCCATGACGGCCTTCTTCAGCAGGGTGATGCGCCCTGACATCCTGTTCAGAaacagtttgaggaacatgacaaagagaTCTAGGTGTAAACTCGACTTCTGAATTCTCCAGATTTCAAAGGTCCGATACACTGAGGCCCTACTTTGCCACTTACTGAAATCAATGGATCCGCTGCTAACACCTTGGTGTCAGATACCACatacaccttcagaggtctgcTGGAGTCCGGGCCACGACGTGTCAGTGCAGTTATGGATGAGTGTAGATGTTTAGAAGCCACAAAGTGTACATTAAAGGCAAAAAATATCCACTAATGTGTAACTATAGCAACAACTGTATAACACTAAACCCTGACCCCCAAGAAGAAATAGAAAGTTAGCTAAATGAAATCTTCTTATCAGCCCCACCCTCAAATCCAGACCGCTCTCTATCTGCCgctaatcatttatttatatggcTAGCTGTTTTGCACACatgcatgcgcgcacacacacgcacacacacacacataaaacaagGGGGAAATGCTTGCCAGATGGCTGCAGCAGTTCCACCTCCCAAAAACACCAATCTGAGagcagcatacacacacacacacacaaagcgagggaaaaacagaatgaaaaatgagttcctaaaacacacacacacacacactgtagtctGTGTGAGAAAAACACCATGTTCTAGTGAAAGGTCGAAGGTTGTAATGCAGTTATAAAGTGTCAGTGGTGATTAATGCTGACACACACTGCGGCTCTCAGAACACACTCGTCTGCAATTTCACTgctgttccacacacacacacacacacacacacagccaggaaGAGGCATCAGTACAGGTCACCAGTACTGCTGAGAGTGTAGTATTGAGTGTAGTACTAAGTGTGAAATTGAGTGTAGTATTGAGTGTAGTACTGAGTGTGGTACTGAGTGTGGTACTGAGTGTAGTATTGAGTGTAGTACTGAGTGTAGTATTGAGTGTAGTATTGAGTGTAGTACTGAGTGTGGTACTGAGTGTAGTATTGAGTGTAGTACTGAGTGTAGTATTGAGTGTAGTACTGAGTGTAGTACTGAGTGTAGTATTAAGTGTAGTACTGAGTGTGGTACTGAGTGTAGTATTGAGTGTAGTACTGAGTGTAGTATTGAGTGTAGTACTGAGTGTAGTACTGAGTGTAGTATTGAGTGTGGTACTGAGTGTGGTACTGAGTGTAGTACTGAGTGTAGTATTGAGTGTAGTACTGAGTGTAGTATTGAGTGTGGTACTGAGTGTGGTACTGAGTGTAGTATTGAGTGTAGTACTGAGTGTGGTATTGAGTGTAGTACTGCGTGTAGTATTGAGTGTAGTATTGAGTGTAGTACTGAGTGTGGTACTGAGTGTAGTATTGAGTGTGGTACTGAGTGTGAAATTGAGTGTAGTATTGAGTGTAGTACTGAGTGTGGTACTGAGTGTAGTACTGAGTGTAGTACTGAGTGTAGTATTGAGTGTGGTACTGAGTGTGGTACTGAGTGTGGTACTGAGTGTGAAATTGAGTGTAGTATTGAGTGTAGTACTGAGTGTAGTACTGAGTGTAGTATTGAGTGTGGTATTGAGTGTGGTACTGAGTGTGGTATTGAGTGTAGTATTGAGTGTGGTACTGAGTGTAGTATTGAGTGTGGTACTGAGTGTAGTACTGAGTGTGGTACTGAGTGTGAAATTGAGTGTAGTATTGAGTGTAGTACTGAGTGTAGTACTGAGTGTAGTATTGAGTGTGGTATTGAGTGTGGTACTGAGTGTGGTATTGAGTGTAGTATTGAGTGTGGTACTGAGTGCAATATTGAGTGTAGTACTGAGTGTAGTACTGAGTGTGGTACTGAGTGTAGTATTGAGTGTAGTATTGAGTGTGGTATTAAGTGTAGTATTGAGTGTAGTACTGAGTGTGGTACTGAGTGTAGTACTGAGTGTAGTATTGAGTGTGGTACTGAGTGCAATATTGAGTGTAGTACTGAGTGTAGTATTGAGTGTGGTATTGAGTGTAGTATTGAGTGTAGTATTGAGTGTGGTACTGAGTGCAATATTGAGTGTAGTACTGAGTGTAGTACTGAGTGTAGTACTGAGTGTGGTACTGAGTGTAGTACTGAGTGTAGTATTGAGTGTGGTACTGAGTGTGGTATTGAGTGTAGTACTGAGTGTAGTACTGAGTGTAGTATTGAGTGTAGTATTGAGTGTGGTACTGAGTGTGGTATTGAGTGTGGTATTGAGTGTAGTACTGAGTGTAGTATTGAGTGTGGTACTGAGTGTAGTACTGAGTGTAGTATTGAGTGTGGTATTGAGTGTAGTATTGAGTGTAGTACTGAGTGTGGTACTGAGTGTGGTACTGAGTGTGGTACTGAGTGTAGTATTGAGTGTGGTACTGAGTGTAGTACTGAGTGTAGTATTGAGTGTGGTATTGAGTGTAGTATTGAGTGTAGTACTGAGTGTGGTACTGAGTGTGGTACTGAGTGTAGTACTGAGTGTGGTACTGAGTGTAGTACTGAGTGTAGTATTGAGTGTGGTACTGAGTGTAGTACTGAGTGTGGTACTGAGTGTAGTACTGAGTGTGGTATTGAGTGTGGTACTGAGTGTAGTACTGAGTGTAGTACTGAATACTCGACAGCCAGTCACTTTTCATTTTACTGTGTTCTGTCCAgcgctgtgtgtgtaagtgtgtgtgtgtgtgtaagtgagtgtgtgtgaggtgaacATGTCTAATCAACTCCTTAAAATGACTACCCTACTTTCCCTCTGATCTAGTTATTAAGGTTCCCATGTTCCctagacagtgtgtgtgtgtgtgtgtgtgtgtgtacaagggAGTGAAAACAGCGGCGTAAAGTTCACTCGCTGCTGTGGCGTGTCAAAGTGGagtgtttttaaaacacacacacacacacacacacacacacacattgttttgaCGATACATATTGGTTTCATGCTGTGAGTGTAACACAATACTGaagaaacagtgtgtgtgtgtgtttattttgacATGGTGGTTTGCTTATGGAGCACAGTTCACATTCTCTGCAGGAaactgttagtgtgtgtgtgtgtgtgtgtgtgtgagagagagagacactgaaTCATGTATTTATGCTTATTGATTTAGGAAAAGGACATggtataaatatttacacacacacacagccacacccacacacccacacacacacacactgaccaggTGGACGTAGGGGACGAAGTATCCGTAGAGCGCAGCTGGGATCCCGAAGGCCCAGATCCTGTAACTCAGACTCCTCCAGATCTGGACGTTACAGATCCTCTTTAACGAGACCTTCTTGGACTCCACCCTCTGAGggaggcggggcttgtaggtGAATCCGGCCAGCACGAGCACTAACATGAGGATGCAGAGGACGCGCAGGGTGTTGTGGAGGCCGGCGCGGTCCAGCAGGACCTTCAGCAGCGGGGGCAGAGACACGGTGAAGACGCTGCTCCCCGCCGTCACGATGCCGTTCACCAAACCCAAACGCTTCTGAGATCAGAGAGAATGAATCGTTACGTCATCCGTCACACCTTATTGACAAACACACGAATATTCGTTCTAAACAAACAACAGAACACACCTTGAAGTAATGTCCCAGGATGACGAGACTCGGCTGGTACGCGAACGAACAGCCGCACGCAAACACCACGCCGTACGTGAAGTACATAGCGCCCAgagacctgcacacacacacacacacacacacacacacacgcacacgcacacacgaaTAGCATTGTTGGTTTATGTGACACATTGGAAAAGACAGTGTGtgatcaaagtgtgtgtgtgtgtgtgttagaatgtGTATTTGCACAGTGTGTGTAAGTTTGAGCCAGGCTGCTGATTGGTCAGCTGCTCTAACACCCATGATGACATCATCAACTGTTGTCACCATTAATTTCGAAATTTGCAACTTGTATaccaacgtgtgtgtgtgtgtgtgtgtgtgtgtgtgtgtgtatcttacgAGACGAATGAACTGCCGAAGAGGCCGACGAGGCCGACCGCGGCGCCGCTCACCGCCGTGACCCTGCAGCCGAACACGtctgtaaacacgctgacgaTCGGAGAGCAGAAGAAGATCATCCCCATGGACAGAGAGcccacccacgctgagacacagagagagagaggggggggggttacTGGATACAGAGTCAATACATTTCACCAGACCATAATACAGTAAGGCGTCACCATGGCAACAACCACAAACGCATGATGGTTTACATGACACCAGGACCTAATGTAGGGCCGCGGCGCAGCATGAGTCTGTCTCTACTGCACTCAATAAGGAGAGAGTGGAACACGTCCGGTAttaccgctctctctctctctctcacacacacacacacacacacacacacacgtacactgaGCTAAGATAAAGTTTCCGCAGTACAGAGAAAAGTCAACACAGGATACAGAGaggaaaaacacacagaggGAGAGGACTACCTGAGAGACAGGTCATTTATTACACtctactgagagagagagagagagagagagacagacagatgtgtagacatgtaaacaaaaacagacaagTGGATAAATAAGCaaagagacagatggacagacagacgggtgaCTGTATCACTGGGAAAAACTCAACACCGCATTGTTGACTAGCTGTAGCTGCGTCTGTTCTATCTTTATCGCATTTGttcaattaaacacacacacacacacacacacacgtacatacacacacgtacacacacgtacacacacacacacacacatgtgcttgCCCAGAACACTGAATGTTGTATAACTAAATTATGAGCTTCACTTCCTGTCACTCAATTTGCTGATGTTCCTCTAATACATCACCTCGAGTGTGTGAGATGGGTGTGCTGA belongs to Clarias gariepinus isolate MV-2021 ecotype Netherlands chromosome 2, CGAR_prim_01v2, whole genome shotgun sequence and includes:
- the LOC128510851 gene encoding monocarboxylate transporter 10-like — translated: MKEDKPTSEEHEAEARQDTEPTAPPDEPEINPEEKRLDEAEEPEVNHEEKRLNGAKDPEVNPEEKFLTEAEKMKEEEEEENGGDDGSQRASVERQPEFEHPEGGWGWVVMLASMWCNGSVFGIQNAFGILFVSLLKEFGSENDSDLRFRTAWVGSLSMGMIFFCSPIVSVFTDVFGCRVTAVSGAAVGLVGLFGSSFVSSLGAMYFTYGVVFACGCSFAYQPSLVILGHYFKKRLGLVNGIVTAGSSVFTVSLPPLLKVLLDRAGLHNTLRVLCILMLVLVLAGFTYKPRLPQRVESKKVSLKRICNVQIWRSLSYRIWAFGIPAALYGYFVPYVHLMKHVEERFGVDANKEVLLMCLGITSGVGRLIFGRVADYVPGVHKVFLQVASFLVIGVMSMLIPLCNVFGGLIAVCLLMGLFDGCFICIMAPIAFELVGSDNVSQAIGFLLGMMSVPMTVGPPIAGFLRDSLGDYNVAFYLAGIPPLIGGAVLCLIPWVEQRRRRKERTRTEDTHMDTERNDKTESVI